The Cupriavidus sp. EM10 genome includes a region encoding these proteins:
- a CDS encoding HlyD family secretion protein translates to MNDTRASDATVEDKPVGASAPPGKAEAPDPSRKALKWVAALIVLSLTWYLLADRFTPYTQQARVQAFVIPVAAEVPGRVTRVYVRNNENVAAGTVLFDVDPQHYRIALDRARADLETTRRGIGANTAGIDSARASLRAAQANELKARQDSERLERLYREDPGTISVRRLEVAQATHTQAISQVAAARAEIERAREQQGGSDDDNAKLRSAAAAVDKAELDLANAQVKARTAGLITDLRTEAGQYAAAGSPLMTLIAIHDVWISADMTENNLGHLAPGSPVGIVLDALPGTVLTGKVRSIGFGVSAGQTPPPGTLPTIQNSRDWLRPAQRFPVIVDIDPGQLPSLRGVRVGGQAEVMAFPDAGNPLNWLGRAFLRVMSWVSYVY, encoded by the coding sequence ATGAACGATACGCGTGCCAGCGACGCCACCGTCGAGGACAAGCCGGTCGGTGCCTCCGCGCCACCTGGCAAGGCTGAAGCGCCGGACCCATCGCGCAAGGCCCTGAAGTGGGTGGCGGCGCTGATCGTGCTGAGCCTGACGTGGTATCTGCTGGCGGACCGCTTCACGCCGTACACCCAGCAGGCCCGCGTGCAGGCCTTCGTGATTCCGGTGGCCGCCGAGGTGCCGGGCCGCGTGACGCGCGTCTATGTGCGCAACAACGAGAACGTGGCGGCGGGCACCGTGCTGTTCGATGTCGATCCCCAGCACTACCGGATCGCGCTGGACCGGGCGCGCGCCGACCTGGAAACCACGCGGCGCGGCATCGGCGCCAATACCGCCGGCATCGACTCGGCGCGTGCCTCGCTGCGCGCCGCGCAGGCCAACGAACTGAAAGCACGGCAGGACAGCGAGCGGCTGGAGCGGCTGTATCGCGAAGACCCGGGCACGATCTCGGTGCGCCGGCTGGAGGTGGCACAGGCCACGCATACGCAGGCCATCAGCCAGGTAGCCGCCGCGCGCGCGGAGATCGAACGGGCGCGCGAGCAGCAGGGCGGCAGCGACGACGACAACGCCAAGCTGCGCAGCGCGGCCGCCGCCGTGGACAAGGCCGAACTGGACCTGGCCAACGCGCAGGTCAAGGCGCGCACGGCCGGGCTGATCACGGACCTGCGCACCGAGGCCGGCCAGTACGCGGCGGCGGGTAGTCCGCTGATGACGCTGATCGCCATCCACGACGTGTGGATCAGCGCCGACATGACCGAGAACAACCTGGGCCACCTGGCGCCCGGGTCTCCGGTCGGCATCGTGCTCGATGCGCTGCCCGGCACGGTGCTGACGGGCAAGGTGCGCAGCATCGGCTTTGGCGTCAGTGCGGGCCAGACGCCGCCCCCTGGCACCCTGCCGACCATCCAGAACAGCCGCGACTGGCTGCGTCCCGCGCAGCGCTTTCCGGTGATCGTCGACATCGACCCCGGGCAGTTGCCCTCGCTGCGCGGCGTGCGCGTGGGTGGGCAAGCCGAAGTGATGGCCTTTCCGGACGCGGGCAATCCGCTGAACTGGCTGGGCCGCGCCTTTCTGCGTGTCATGAGCTGGGTATCGTATGTCTACTGA
- a CDS encoding LysE/ArgO family amino acid transporter, whose product MNSTDFLMPAAPGFAALLQGLALSLGLIVAIGAQNAFVLRQGLRREHVGSVVLLCAVADALLIAAGVMGMARALGERPVLAAALALAGAVFLACYGWQAWRRARHQHALQAADAQASATRGAVLAQALAFTLLNPHVYLDTVLLVGSIGAQQPAALRGWFVAGASAGSVAWFGALGFGARWLAPWFANPRAWQMLDRLVGITMLVLAALLVRHAVGEFQALNWLQAPLS is encoded by the coding sequence ATGAATTCAACTGACTTCCTGATGCCTGCCGCGCCTGGCTTCGCGGCCCTGCTGCAGGGCCTGGCGCTGAGCCTGGGCCTGATCGTCGCCATTGGCGCCCAGAATGCGTTCGTGCTGCGCCAGGGCTTGCGCCGCGAACACGTGGGCAGCGTGGTGCTGCTGTGTGCGGTGGCCGATGCGCTGCTGATCGCGGCTGGCGTCATGGGCATGGCTCGCGCGCTAGGCGAGCGGCCGGTGCTGGCGGCGGCGCTGGCGCTGGCCGGCGCGGTGTTCCTCGCCTGTTACGGATGGCAGGCATGGCGCCGCGCGCGCCACCAACATGCGCTGCAGGCCGCTGACGCCCAGGCCAGCGCCACCCGTGGCGCCGTGCTGGCGCAGGCCCTGGCCTTCACCTTGCTCAACCCCCACGTCTACCTGGATACGGTGCTGCTGGTGGGCAGCATCGGCGCGCAACAGCCCGCCGCCCTGCGCGGCTGGTTCGTGGCCGGTGCCAGCGCCGGCAGCGTGGCCTGGTTCGGCGCGCTGGGATTCGGCGCGCGATGGCTGGCCCCGTGGTTTGCCAATCCGCGCGCCTGGCAGATGCTGGATCGGCTGGTCGGCATAACGATGCTTGTGCTTGCCGCGCTGCTGGTGCGGCACGCAGTCGGCGAGTTCCAGGCGCTGAACTGGCTGCAGGCCCCGCTCTCATAA
- a CDS encoding LysR family transcriptional regulator ArgP, producing MLDYAALSALAAVVREGSFERAARALHVTPSAISQRIRMLEEKVGCALVVRETPCRATETGRRLCQHVDHVRLLEQELQSALPALAPQGAARVPLPVAVNADSLATWLAQPLADFAARHPVLMEVAVDDQDHTTEWLRSGAVLAAVTATARPAAGCNSRPLGAMRYVAAASPAFVANHFAAGVGAGSLAQAPSLVFNAKDELQARWVNRLCHRQVQLPRHTLPSSYAFVTAALAGMGWGMHPQSMIDGYLRAGTLVELVPDTPLDVPLHWQHARAASGLLEGLTSEVLAAARKALLPP from the coding sequence ATGCTTGACTACGCTGCGCTATCCGCCCTGGCCGCCGTGGTGCGCGAAGGCAGCTTCGAGCGCGCCGCCCGTGCGCTTCATGTCACGCCATCGGCCATTTCGCAGCGCATCCGGATGCTGGAGGAAAAGGTGGGCTGCGCGCTGGTGGTGCGCGAGACGCCATGCCGCGCCACCGAGACCGGCCGGCGACTCTGCCAGCACGTCGATCACGTACGCTTGCTCGAACAGGAATTGCAGTCGGCCTTGCCCGCGCTGGCCCCGCAGGGCGCCGCGCGCGTGCCGCTGCCGGTGGCCGTGAACGCCGACAGCCTGGCCACGTGGCTGGCGCAGCCGCTCGCGGACTTTGCCGCGCGGCATCCGGTGCTGATGGAAGTGGCGGTGGACGACCAGGATCACACGACAGAGTGGCTGCGCAGCGGCGCCGTGCTGGCCGCCGTGACGGCCACGGCGCGACCCGCCGCCGGATGCAACAGCCGCCCGCTGGGGGCCATGCGTTATGTGGCGGCCGCCAGCCCGGCCTTCGTGGCGAACCATTTCGCGGCGGGCGTGGGCGCCGGCAGCCTTGCGCAGGCGCCCAGCCTGGTCTTCAACGCGAAGGACGAACTGCAGGCACGCTGGGTCAACCGGCTATGCCACCGGCAGGTGCAACTGCCCCGGCACACGCTGCCGTCGTCGTATGCCTTTGTCACGGCGGCGCTGGCCGGCATGGGCTGGGGCATGCATCCGCAGTCGATGATCGATGGCTATCTCAGGGCGGGCACGCTGGTGGAACTGGTGCCCGATACGCCGCTGGACGTGCCGCTGCACTGGCAGCACGCACGCGCCGCATCGGGGCTGCTGGAGGGCTTGACCAGCGAGGTGCTGGCCGCTGCCCGCAAGGCGCTGCTGCCGCCATGA
- a CDS encoding PAAR domain-containing protein: MINVTYEVDRTSHGGGNSTGSTASRAMGGAARRCDLVSCTIHGENRILDGTMRLTDDGMSLAQDGDPTECGSVLVAKSLCATVR; encoded by the coding sequence ATGATTAACGTGACATACGAAGTCGACAGAACCTCTCATGGTGGTGGGAACTCGACCGGATCGACCGCATCCAGGGCAATGGGCGGCGCGGCCCGCCGGTGCGACCTCGTGTCGTGCACGATCCATGGCGAGAACCGCATTCTTGACGGCACGATGCGTTTAACTGACGACGGCATGTCACTCGCCCAAGATGGCGATCCCACGGAATGCGGGAGTGTCCTGGTTGCCAAGTCGCTTTGCGCGACGGTTCGATAA
- a CDS encoding DUF2955 domain-containing protein — MSTDDLGAMLARRALRLALGTAVCLAVSFGMQWPVPVMAPVLAVFLFASMDRPLAFRAGMGLALVVMLTTGSGMLLAPFLRHAPLAGVLMTGLCLFLAFRHGLRGGNNLVSTFLVAGVTLISAAGTASSALALTVIGALVLGLLCAVLVLGISYQLIPERSGLHMPSKSNVVAENADGMALRATLVVMPPFLLAMADPAAYLPIIMKAVSLGRQSCSTTARGAALELVGSTLMGGVLAILCWLALGLFVHLWMFFLWMLLFGLWVARRLFRLVPGTMSPGFWLNSLVTMIILLGQSVADSAAGKDVYQAFLVRMELFIGLSLYAWLMIALLDRRGGAARRSAPRQTVPRTSA; from the coding sequence ATGTCTACTGATGACCTGGGGGCGATGCTGGCGCGCCGGGCGCTGCGCCTGGCGCTGGGCACGGCGGTGTGCCTGGCCGTGAGCTTCGGCATGCAATGGCCGGTGCCCGTGATGGCGCCGGTGCTGGCGGTCTTCCTGTTTGCGTCGATGGACCGCCCGCTGGCGTTCCGCGCCGGCATGGGCCTGGCGCTGGTGGTCATGCTGACCACCGGCAGCGGCATGCTGCTGGCACCGTTCCTGCGCCATGCGCCGCTGGCCGGCGTGCTGATGACGGGCCTGTGCCTGTTCCTGGCTTTCCGGCACGGGCTGCGCGGCGGCAACAACCTGGTGTCGACCTTCCTGGTGGCGGGCGTCACGCTGATCTCGGCGGCGGGTACCGCCAGCAGCGCCCTGGCGCTGACCGTGATTGGCGCGCTGGTGCTGGGGCTGCTGTGCGCCGTGCTCGTGCTCGGTATCAGCTACCAGCTGATTCCCGAGCGCAGCGGCTTGCACATGCCGTCAAAGTCGAACGTCGTGGCCGAAAACGCGGACGGCATGGCCCTGCGCGCCACGCTGGTGGTGATGCCGCCGTTCCTGCTGGCGATGGCGGACCCGGCCGCGTACCTGCCCATCATCATGAAGGCGGTTAGCCTGGGCCGGCAGAGTTGCAGTACCACCGCGCGGGGCGCGGCGCTGGAACTGGTGGGCTCCACGCTGATGGGCGGCGTGCTGGCCATCCTGTGCTGGCTGGCACTGGGGCTGTTCGTCCATCTGTGGATGTTCTTCCTGTGGATGCTGCTGTTCGGCCTATGGGTGGCGCGCCGGCTGTTCCGGCTGGTGCCGGGGACGATGTCGCCGGGCTTCTGGCTCAATAGCCTGGTCACGATGATCATCCTGCTCGGGCAGTCCGTGGCGGACAGCGCGGCGGGCAAGGACGTCTACCAGGCGTTCCTGGTGCGCATGGAGCTGTTCATCGGCCTGTCGCTGTACGCGTGGCTCATGATTGCGCTGCTGGACCGGCGTGGCGGCGCCGCCAGGCGTTCGGCGCCTCGCCAAACTGTGCCGAGAACCAGCGCGTGA
- a CDS encoding helix-turn-helix transcriptional regulator — translation MANYQVSVSEVFHALADPTRCAIICALVGGAQPVSSLAAPFDMALPSFMKHVTVLERSGLIRTSKAGRTRTCELVPETLSQAEQWLAEQRAVWEKWASSKAGTRPSASSTTSP, via the coding sequence ATGGCTAACTATCAAGTCTCGGTGAGCGAAGTCTTCCACGCGCTTGCCGATCCCACCCGCTGCGCCATCATCTGCGCGCTGGTTGGCGGTGCACAGCCCGTGTCGTCGCTGGCGGCGCCATTCGACATGGCGCTGCCGTCGTTCATGAAGCACGTGACGGTGCTGGAACGCAGCGGCCTGATCCGCACCAGCAAGGCCGGGCGCACGCGCACCTGCGAGCTGGTGCCGGAAACGCTGTCGCAAGCCGAACAATGGCTGGCCGAGCAGCGCGCGGTGTGGGAAAAATGGGCTTCTTCGAAGGCTGGGACACGGCCATCAGCCAGCTCGACGACTTCGCCATGA
- a CDS encoding AraC family transcriptional regulator — protein MKTLVRAAVLTNFLDVARGLGANPLPLLRAARLSPALLANPDQRIPAQACATLLEAAAAATACATFGLRMAESRQLSDFGVMSLLITQQATLRDALETIIRYRHLVNESVAILLETSGKVVVIRQEVVLDTPSRQATELALGVVFRLCRALLGPQWRPQSVNFAHVAPPDLQVHRRLFGCPLEFGSDFNGIVCLAADLDAPNPTGNPAMARHAERVVETLPRVNEASIGRDVRHAVYLMLPMGRATSEAVAQGLGMSLRTMQRQLDATGETFSDIVNGVRRDLAQRYVANPDYSLLRVSELLGYGSAAAFTRWFSAQFGEAPNAWRRRHAGPAAQS, from the coding sequence TTGAAAACCCTGGTACGCGCCGCAGTGCTGACCAACTTCCTCGACGTCGCGCGGGGCCTTGGCGCCAACCCGCTGCCGCTGCTGCGGGCGGCGCGGCTTAGTCCGGCGCTGCTGGCCAACCCGGACCAGCGTATTCCGGCCCAGGCCTGCGCCACGTTGCTCGAAGCCGCCGCGGCGGCCACCGCCTGCGCCACGTTCGGCCTGCGCATGGCGGAATCGCGGCAGCTGTCGGACTTCGGCGTGATGAGCCTGCTGATAACCCAGCAAGCCACCTTGCGCGACGCGCTCGAAACCATCATCCGCTACCGGCACCTGGTCAACGAATCGGTGGCGATCCTGCTGGAGACGTCCGGCAAGGTCGTGGTGATCCGGCAGGAGGTGGTGCTCGATACGCCCTCGCGCCAGGCCACGGAACTGGCGCTCGGTGTGGTGTTCCGCCTTTGCCGTGCGCTGCTGGGGCCGCAATGGCGCCCGCAAAGCGTCAATTTCGCGCATGTGGCGCCGCCCGACCTGCAGGTCCATCGCCGCCTGTTCGGCTGCCCGCTGGAATTCGGCAGCGATTTCAATGGCATCGTGTGCCTCGCGGCGGACCTCGACGCGCCCAACCCGACCGGCAACCCGGCCATGGCACGCCACGCCGAGCGGGTGGTGGAAACGCTTCCGCGCGTCAACGAGGCGTCGATCGGGCGCGACGTGCGCCATGCCGTCTACCTGATGCTACCCATGGGCCGCGCTACCAGCGAGGCCGTGGCGCAGGGGCTGGGCATGAGCCTGCGCACGATGCAGCGCCAGCTGGACGCCACGGGCGAGACCTTCAGCGATATCGTCAACGGCGTGCGGCGCGATCTGGCACAGCGCTACGTCGCCAATCCCGACTATTCGCTGCTGCGGGTCTCCGAACTGCTGGGCTACGGCTCGGCCGCCGCATTCACGCGCTGGTTCTCGGCACAGTTTGGCGAGGCGCCGAACGCCTGGCGGCGCCGCCACGCCGGTCCAGCAGCGCAATCATGA
- a CDS encoding efflux transporter outer membrane subunit, with amino-acid sequence MPASARAWLALAAVLGGCARVGPDFQPQPEAWTATWRSDAIDQASVQQAQPDLRQWWRVFGDPVLETLMAEADAGNADVRMAGLRVMEARAQLGIAMAGRYPQMQQASASAMYVHSRQSGPTAQSARLWEYSAGVDVGWELDFWGRFARAIESADAGYFAAQASREAVLVLLHAQLATTYFAVRTAEARLRIARDNARLQKRSFEITERLFKSGESDELDFQQARTQYLGTLSSIPELENQIGQARTALVVLLGRPPGPLPELADAADREGVLPLIDHAVLQDVPASLLLRRADIRAAEWRIAAQSALIGVAKADLYPAVTLMGSIGWTAASLPGTQNGLLLVGGPSVRWNIFDYGRIVNNVRVQDARLQQLIVDYQAVVRQAAREADDAASGLAKALQRERILREAAQSAERSLSLANTVFREGYSDFQRVLDAQRALFAQQDAYLVNRGNAVNYLIGLYKALGGGWDTTAPLLDAGTRSQMQQRTNWGGLIDEVSPPPPQAGSVRP; translated from the coding sequence GTGCCCGCCTCCGCCCGTGCCTGGCTGGCCTTGGCCGCCGTGCTTGGCGGATGCGCGCGGGTGGGGCCAGATTTCCAGCCGCAGCCCGAGGCGTGGACCGCCACCTGGCGCAGCGACGCCATCGACCAGGCCAGCGTGCAGCAGGCGCAACCGGACCTGCGCCAGTGGTGGCGCGTATTTGGCGACCCGGTGCTCGAAACGCTGATGGCCGAGGCCGACGCCGGCAATGCCGACGTGCGGATGGCCGGCCTGCGCGTGATGGAGGCGCGCGCGCAGCTTGGCATCGCGATGGCCGGGCGCTATCCGCAGATGCAGCAGGCCAGCGCCTCGGCCATGTATGTCCACAGCCGCCAGTCGGGGCCCACCGCGCAGAGCGCCCGGCTCTGGGAATACAGCGCGGGCGTGGACGTTGGCTGGGAACTCGATTTCTGGGGCCGCTTCGCGCGGGCCATCGAATCGGCCGATGCGGGGTACTTCGCCGCGCAGGCCAGTCGCGAGGCGGTGCTGGTGCTGCTGCACGCCCAGCTTGCCACGACGTACTTCGCGGTGCGCACGGCCGAGGCCCGGTTGCGCATTGCCCGCGACAACGCGCGGCTGCAGAAGCGCAGCTTCGAGATCACCGAGCGGCTGTTCAAGAGCGGCGAGAGCGACGAACTCGATTTCCAGCAGGCGCGCACCCAGTACCTGGGCACCTTGAGCAGCATTCCCGAACTGGAAAACCAGATCGGGCAGGCGCGCACCGCGCTGGTGGTGCTGCTGGGGCGGCCACCGGGGCCGCTGCCCGAGCTGGCCGATGCCGCAGATCGCGAGGGCGTGCTGCCACTGATCGACCACGCCGTGCTGCAGGACGTGCCTGCCAGCCTGCTGCTGCGCCGCGCCGACATCCGCGCGGCCGAGTGGCGCATCGCGGCCCAGTCCGCGCTGATCGGCGTGGCCAAGGCGGATCTCTATCCAGCCGTCACGCTGATGGGCAGCATCGGTTGGACCGCCGCGTCGCTGCCCGGCACGCAGAACGGGCTGCTGCTGGTGGGCGGGCCCAGCGTGCGCTGGAACATCTTCGACTACGGACGCATCGTCAACAACGTGCGCGTGCAGGATGCCCGGCTGCAGCAGCTGATCGTCGACTACCAGGCCGTGGTGCGGCAAGCCGCCCGCGAGGCCGACGACGCGGCCAGCGGCCTGGCCAAGGCACTGCAGCGCGAGCGCATCCTGCGCGAGGCCGCGCAGTCCGCCGAGCGGTCGCTGTCTCTGGCCAATACAGTCTTCCGCGAAGGGTATTCCGATTTCCAGCGCGTGCTTGACGCGCAGCGCGCGCTGTTCGCCCAGCAGGACGCGTACCTGGTCAATCGCGGCAATGCGGTGAACTACCTCATCGGGCTCTACAAGGCGCTGGGCGGTGGGTGGGACACCACGGCGCCGCTGCTCGACGCCGGCACGCGCAGCCAGATGCAGCAGCGCACGAACTGGGGCGGACTGATCGACGAAGTGTCGCCGCCGCCGCCGCAGGCGGGGAGCGTGCGGCCATGA
- a CDS encoding chitinase: MATSRPNNPPADTRVKRLPFSFPFRRKGEGKAAGKAIADEHEFHALLKKEASGNYCVSAKGMWHGGIHISERGAGRELDLKYGVRCIADGEVVAFRVNRKYLVSQIPADGDTPAREAHYSTGFALVRHTMEFPKDNKLTFFSLYMHLQDLAGYERDKTLPLPPYWTPDFKVTQFANDKPARGRAGAASADQVGLRVRARHPHGTPLCILPRGTHASIGKREGNWGQITDIHGASLIPATVGDYVAPTAATGGWMFLGSEGGHPVVEAVVPESMVDRVVIPAKPVPVKAGDLMGHLGRYDSLNEQAENRMVHIEAFCGDGVQAFIEQGRAWVRNHGFRPNDWKALGLSSEPTLLRVDRNTKLYKEPFNEGATPPLTDVVQINAFAELEKYPENKRMETKAISGEKLPWWRITSANALGHEIDGWVRQENFAGGRVTREFAQSWIDFECFDLPHDPTHTMCASREAYVNCCRNADVPAPAAMDKLSPLMAKMYRAIYPKGDGSQAAHELCAIPEDRWRALRASRLIVKHESEWANPGKWQQLMQEIAKHMGPQPNHEEEQKRIEKLVWWDEVKAGVSDLPGRMCFMFIRWGWWGISAEESFNLRWP; this comes from the coding sequence ATGGCCACATCCCGACCGAACAATCCACCCGCCGATACCCGTGTCAAGCGACTGCCCTTCTCCTTTCCGTTCCGAAGGAAGGGAGAAGGTAAGGCGGCAGGCAAGGCCATCGCAGACGAGCATGAGTTCCATGCGCTGCTGAAAAAGGAAGCGTCCGGGAATTACTGCGTCAGTGCCAAGGGCATGTGGCACGGCGGCATCCATATCTCCGAGCGCGGCGCGGGCAGGGAACTGGATCTGAAATACGGCGTGCGCTGCATCGCGGATGGCGAGGTGGTGGCGTTCCGCGTCAATCGCAAATATCTGGTGAGTCAGATCCCCGCCGACGGCGACACCCCCGCTCGCGAGGCGCACTACAGCACGGGATTTGCACTGGTGCGCCATACCATGGAGTTTCCGAAGGACAACAAGCTGACGTTCTTCAGCCTGTACATGCACTTGCAGGACCTGGCCGGATACGAGCGCGACAAGACACTACCCCTGCCTCCGTACTGGACGCCAGACTTCAAGGTGACGCAGTTTGCCAACGACAAGCCCGCCCGTGGCAGAGCCGGGGCGGCCTCGGCAGATCAGGTAGGGCTCAGGGTGCGCGCCAGACACCCGCATGGCACTCCGCTGTGCATCCTGCCTCGCGGGACACATGCCAGCATTGGCAAGCGCGAAGGCAACTGGGGCCAGATCACCGACATCCATGGCGCGTCGCTGATTCCCGCGACCGTGGGTGACTATGTCGCCCCAACCGCTGCGACGGGCGGTTGGATGTTCCTTGGCAGCGAAGGCGGTCATCCCGTGGTAGAAGCCGTCGTACCGGAGTCCATGGTGGATCGTGTGGTGATCCCTGCCAAACCTGTGCCGGTCAAGGCGGGCGATCTGATGGGCCATCTCGGACGCTACGACTCACTGAATGAACAGGCCGAAAACCGCATGGTGCACATTGAGGCGTTTTGCGGCGACGGCGTCCAGGCCTTCATCGAACAGGGACGCGCCTGGGTAAGAAACCACGGGTTCCGTCCGAACGACTGGAAGGCGCTGGGATTATCGAGCGAGCCAACACTCTTGCGCGTCGATAGGAACACCAAGCTGTACAAGGAGCCGTTCAATGAAGGCGCCACGCCACCGCTCACCGACGTGGTGCAGATCAACGCGTTTGCCGAATTGGAAAAGTATCCCGAGAACAAGCGCATGGAGACCAAAGCCATTAGCGGCGAGAAACTGCCCTGGTGGCGCATCACCAGTGCTAACGCCTTGGGCCACGAGATTGACGGCTGGGTGCGGCAGGAAAACTTTGCGGGTGGTCGCGTCACAAGGGAGTTTGCGCAATCCTGGATCGACTTTGAGTGCTTCGACCTTCCGCACGACCCGACGCACACGATGTGTGCCTCCAGGGAGGCCTACGTCAATTGCTGCCGGAATGCAGACGTCCCGGCGCCCGCCGCCATGGACAAACTCAGTCCGCTCATGGCGAAGATGTATCGCGCCATCTATCCGAAGGGCGATGGCAGCCAGGCGGCCCACGAGTTATGCGCCATTCCTGAGGACAGGTGGCGGGCATTACGTGCGTCGCGCCTCATCGTCAAGCACGAGAGTGAATGGGCCAATCCGGGCAAATGGCAGCAACTGATGCAGGAGATTGCAAAACACATGGGTCCACAGCCCAACCACGAAGAAGAACAGAAGCGGATCGAGAAGCTTGTCTGGTGGGATGAGGTGAAGGCGGGTGTGAGCGATTTGCCGGGGCGGATGTGTTTCATGTTCATCCGGTGGGGTTGGTGGGGAATTTCGGCAGAGGAGAGTTTCAATTTACGCTGGCCATGA
- a CDS encoding ImcF-related family protein: MNENDSSPAVLWFGIAIGVIFLALMVAALVKGPNLGWSGDRLVAIELRLLATGLLLLLFIRFFEAILLKIASMKAVQWALMYDRRKPASGAAVSTLAFQHAVDQRKSLRDALRSLHGWRWRYRQPWLLLTGSDNLIDRLVPESADHGWQILPDAVLIRSNADADGQPDASWLRQIYRLRRRRPVDAVLLVTDGSELTPTCGGFQDNIQLTRITEALRWSAPVYVLEVTQAEKVADGDMPVIACEVPAQGTAEAIRTMLLVLRDRLAHRFLARLPEQRHLGRLSLRLDDRSGTLATRLCRLISDQYQRPRFRGVLFGPYDAAKESPGIELPIWHYVADDVRRRPGRRTVWHPLTILAGLALTSAALWIAGMLISGLRNERDLQAARQAVHDIQTAPTPTARLKALDTLQQQIQRYEYRVEHHAPLFTRFGLNRDTEVLAALWKPYAKAGRDILVTPVVIAMFNNLAFRGIPR; the protein is encoded by the coding sequence ATGAACGAAAACGACTCGTCGCCGGCGGTGCTTTGGTTCGGCATTGCCATCGGCGTGATTTTCCTCGCCTTGATGGTGGCCGCTTTGGTGAAAGGACCAAACCTCGGATGGAGCGGTGATCGCCTGGTGGCCATCGAGCTCCGTCTGCTGGCCACGGGGCTCCTGCTACTGCTCTTCATCCGGTTCTTTGAAGCAATTCTGCTCAAAATCGCGTCAATGAAGGCAGTTCAGTGGGCGCTGATGTACGACAGACGCAAGCCAGCGTCAGGCGCCGCCGTGTCCACCTTGGCATTTCAGCATGCTGTTGATCAGCGCAAATCCTTGCGCGATGCTCTTCGTTCGTTGCATGGCTGGCGCTGGCGGTATAGGCAACCCTGGCTGCTGCTTACGGGTAGCGACAACCTCATCGACCGGCTAGTGCCCGAGTCTGCGGACCACGGCTGGCAAATATTGCCGGATGCCGTCCTGATCCGCAGTAATGCTGATGCCGACGGCCAACCAGATGCATCGTGGCTACGACAAATCTACAGGCTGCGTCGGCGCCGACCAGTGGATGCGGTGCTTCTCGTCACCGACGGCTCAGAATTGACGCCGACATGCGGTGGATTTCAAGACAACATCCAACTGACACGCATCACAGAAGCATTGCGTTGGTCGGCTCCCGTTTACGTACTCGAGGTCACACAAGCGGAAAAGGTTGCCGACGGCGATATGCCGGTGATCGCCTGCGAAGTACCAGCACAGGGTACTGCTGAAGCAATCCGCACAATGCTCCTGGTGTTGCGCGATCGACTCGCGCATCGCTTCCTGGCACGGCTGCCGGAGCAACGGCATCTGGGACGGCTGTCGCTTCGACTCGACGATCGATCCGGCACCCTGGCCACCCGGCTCTGCCGGCTGATCTCTGATCAATACCAGCGACCAAGGTTTCGAGGCGTACTATTTGGGCCTTATGACGCGGCGAAGGAAAGTCCTGGCATAGAACTGCCGATATGGCATTACGTGGCAGATGACGTACGACGTCGGCCCGGACGCCGAACGGTATGGCACCCGCTCACCATCCTGGCGGGTCTGGCCCTGACCAGTGCCGCGCTATGGATCGCCGGCATGCTCATCTCCGGCCTGCGCAACGAACGGGACCTCCAGGCTGCACGGCAAGCAGTCCACGACATCCAGACAGCCCCCACCCCCACCGCCCGCCTGAAAGCCCTCGACACCCTGCAGCAGCAGATCCAGCGCTACGAGTATCGCGTCGAGCACCACGCGCCGCTCTTTACGCGCTTCGGGCTGAACCGTGACACCGAGGTGCTGGCCGCACTCTGGAAGCCTTACGCGAAGGCCGGTCGCGACATCCTTGTCACGCCGGTGGTGATCGCCATGTTCAACAACCTGGCCTTCCGCGGAATTCCTCGATGA